Below is a genomic region from Hevea brasiliensis isolate MT/VB/25A 57/8 chromosome 3, ASM3005281v1, whole genome shotgun sequence.
TCAAAaggatttgaatttttttacaTTTAACTTTTTTAAAAATAACCTTGTTATTTATATTTACCAGTTAATTATAGAATATAAAAGCATTATTTAAAATTGTAAGGTTGGttaaaattgtcctacaatttaaAATGCCCACTTGGAAAACTCCGTTGAAGTGATGCAACCTTACATGCCTGTTTGGCATTTTGAAATAGTAGGCTTATTGTTTGGCTAGTAACATTTTCTCGTCTCCTTGTTTAATTTAAGTTTGTAATATGGTATCAGAATATGTCTGGTCTAGCTCAGTTTAAATGTCGAATTCTTAGTGTTGCCTGCAAGCCCATTTacccaaatcaaatcaaatcggtAAGACCCAACCAAAAACCAAACTCTAAATCAACCTTAGGACTGTAGAGCCTCTTAACAGAGCACCCATCGCCGTCCTCCTCCATTGCTTGTCCGTTGTCAACGACTAATATCGCCCATCCAAGCACAGCCACCCTGCCACAACAAACCAAACTTCTAGAATATCAGCAGAACGATAAACCCAGCTCTGTACCGGGCAAAGGGGGCTACTACAGAGCTCTCATGGCACTATAAGCAATCAAGAAAGCCTTCCCAATTATGGTGTAGAAGCCGTTCACGAAAATTCAAACACGGCCAATACAAGGAAACCTTCTCACTGTGCAAAAACCAAACCGTAGAGCCAAAAGTCGAAACACCAACTAGAGGCCTCCAAACTGCTTTCGACTATTACCATCGCAGCTCCAGCCAGAGACCTCAAAACCAAACACCGCACACAAGCACGGCTATAAAAGCCCTTTCATTGAAGATCATCAACCTACATGCAACCCCTCAAAAACAGAATCATCGAAGATCCAAAACTTGAAAGGAATGAACTCACCGAGCTACCGAAACAACTCTAGACCAAGCAATGTCCTGCAGATCCCAACAAAGAAGATCCGAAACCTCCCTTCGGGGAGACTGAAAAAGATTTATAATATATACTCATGTCCTTATTATTGTAAAGTTTATAATTTGAATCCTTATATGTAATTCTTATTACAAAATTACGAATTTAtttgtttctaatattttaaaattaaattatacttTTTGAAGTATTAATTAGTTGCAAACCACATATAAAGTAGCAATATTGAGATGCTCAGCAACAGAATCAATATTATGAACTTCTTGTATTAATTTTAACCAATTTGGTACAAAAATCCAACCCAGAACAGAGAATGCCATGCAAACACTTTCTTTCCTCGATCAGAGGAGAGTTAAAATAGCATATGTGAAATCAAGTTGCATTTTTTACATATAAAGACATGAAACAAAAAGAGAAGGAAAAGGGGTAATCTATTGTTCAACATTTAAACTGGAACTGAATTCTCCTCCTGCATTGAGAAGTCTGAACCTGGAAGTTGAGTTTTTGGGCTTAGAGATAGAACTCCTCTTACAACTTCAACCATTGATGGTCGTTTCTCTGGGATTACAGACGTGCATCGAATAGCAATGTCTAGAGCTCCTAGCATCTCTTGTGGGTAAGGGTTTGATATCTTAGAATCTAGAACTTGGATTGCTCCATTGGTTATGTTGATTTTCCTTCGAACCCACTTCACGATATCAAGTGAATCCACTGGTTCAGCTTGCTCAGCTTGACGGCCAGTTATGAGTTCTAGTAGCACAACACCAAAGCTGTAAACATCCATTTGTTCTGTTGCTTTCTTACTGTATCCAAGTTCTGTAACCAAGAAATCAACCATATGAGGAGTTTTTCAGATCTTAAATTAGGCAATAACTCCAGTGCATATCAAAATAATATAGTTCAGTCAAGTCTCATCTTCTGAAACATATTTGTAAAAATCATGGTAATGCTTcttagttttaaatgaaaaacccAAAAGCAATTGAAATTTTGCAGAACGTTATCAAAAGAGATCAAATAAAAGGTCCTAAACTGGTGTGCAAATTAATCTGCAATTAAAAGTAGTCCACAGGAAACAAATAAGCATCCGTCAAATGATTAGGATTCATATGTAAGTGGTTGACTAAGAAGGAAAGAAGTGTACCAGGAGCACTGTAACAAGAATCTGCAGATTCTGAAGCAATTGTTGACCGGAATGCAGCTTCTCCCACGAGTCGATCGAGAGCAAAATCAGTGAGCTTTGGTTCAAAATCTGTATCCAGAAGAATATTTTTCGACTTGACATTTCTGTGAAGTAAATGTGGAACATAATCCTTGTGAAGATATGCCAATCCTTGAGCAACCCCAATGGCAATCCTCAGTCTAACACTCCATTGTAACTGCCAATCTGTTCCTCCAATAATATCCCCCAAGCTTCCCTTTTGCAAGTACTCATAAATTAGAAAAACTGATTCATCTGAATGGCAAAATCCAAGAACTTTAATTCTGCTCTTATGCCTGATCTTGGCTAATGTCCTGACCTCAGCCTTCAGTGCTTTCCAAGTTTGGCTCCCAATATTGACTACCTTCTTTACAGCAACCAGTTCTCCACTTGGTAAACTTATAGTATATACTCTGCCAAATGCTCCACCGCTTCCTACAGCACTTTTCTCATCCATTGCCATAACCAGATCATGCTCAGTTATTCTAAGATGATAGAAAAACACAGAGCTCCAGCCACCCATTTGAGATTTCCACTTAGAGGATCGATGGAAAACAATGAACTCAGCAGCAACAAGCAAAATTCCAATACCAACTGCTATAGAGATTAAAGCACATGCCATTGCACTAAGACCAATCGACCTATGGTGACAGAACTCGCATGCCTAAACCTTGATAAAACTGAGGCTTTTTGCTTCTCTTTCAACACTTCTTGGGAGGATCCAAAGGGGCTAAAAGATTCATGATAGAATGTCGAACCTGATGTATTGTCTAGCACTCTTCTTGATACTCCATGAAACCAAATCTTGAATTTGTTTTTTGTTCTTGATTACCAGGTATTACTGAAGTATGGTGACAGGTGAAAGCCCTTTTTACAAGGTTTGTTTTTGCATCATAGTTGCTCATCCATTGCTCTCCTTTCTACTTCATACATGTAAtgtcagcagcagcagcagcagcttcCTCTTCGGTTTCTTGATTGTCTATCCATTTTTTATTCGGGTATATTAGTTTCtacaaaaatttgaattttaaaaagaaGGTTTTATAACTGACCAACTTTTCCCTAGATGTTATGTTCTTTGGCAGGTCCCTTCCTTGCTTGATATGTCTCAGGAGTTTCATCATGCCTgtttcaaatgaaaaaaaaaaagaaaaaaaaaagaaagtaaaaGCCGCCTTGAAACACGGTGACAGAATACACTTTTATGTATATAAATATACATTCTAACAGAGGCTACAACATCTTGGTCAGTGCTCAGAGCCATCTTCTCCAATGCCTCATTAATTTCCTACATTAATATTGAAGTTCCATTACCAAATTCAACAATGTCTCAATgtcatacaataaaaaaaaatctctttcttttctcaaaatataagtcCGTTACATTAAAACTTTGATTGCGTTATTTGataacataaaaaaatttaagtcACGTTTGGTAAAGCTTGATATAATGCAATATAATCAATTATGTAATGCAATctaaattgtaatgtaatttaattgtcGTTACATTActcaatttagttacaaaataaatatataagtagtaaaatataatgataaattttattttaatatttaatttatttataatattaataataagtgatAATTATTGCAGTGATTGGTAGTCAAGTAGCAGTGGTGGCGGTGGTAGCGACATTAGCGACAGTGGTAAtttggtagtggtggtggtgcaaggtttggtaGTAGTGGTAGTAGTGTGGTGAAGTGATAATGATAGTAATGGTGGTAACATGATGGTGATGGTGAtggtggtgatggtggtggtggttgtggtggtggtggtggttgcaGAGTAGGAATAGTGGTGGTAGTAACAGTGGTAGCTAAGTAGTGGTAATAATGATAGtattaacaataaataaaaaaattaaaataagtaatcATTATTACATCCATCTTTGTTTGTAATGATCATTACATTATTGTAAGCATAATTGATTACATTATATGATTGTCATTCTATTACATTAAAGGCCATGTTTGGTAGGACGCAATTAAAGTTGTAACATAATCACGATTACATTGCATATTTGATTACGTTATtggtaatataaaaaaatatgcaATATAATCGTGattatattataactttaattaCACCTTACTAAATATAGCCTTTAATGTAATGGAATGACAATTATATAATGTAATCAATTATGCTTAAAGCAATGTAATGATcattacaaataaagatagatgtaataataattacttgttttgatttttttatttattgtcaatACTACCACTACCACCATTATTCAACCATCACTGCTACTACCACCACGACCCCACTTTgtcaccaccaccatcaccaatACTACTAataccatcaccaccaccaccaccccccGTTACTACCATCGCTATCACTACCACCACCACTTGACCACTAATATCATCATTTAGCCACTGCCACTTCTATCACCACCACTACCTCACCTTGCGACCACCATCACCACCTAACCACCGCTGTCGCCACTGCCACCACCACTTAGCCACCATTAGCATCCGATTACCAATCCTCAATCACTACCCCTtattattaacactataaataaattaaatattaaaattaaaattatcattacattacTCTAGTTATATTTATAACCAAACATATGAATAtaatgacaattacattatattacattacaactttaattGCATTATATTACGCTCCACCAAACATAATCTAAATACATTTGCATAAGCAATAGAATGTAACTCAAACTAATAATGGTGGGAGTTGGTGATATTACCTATTGGAAATCACAGATCTTGAACTCCCCATCACTCTAcctattttgatttgatttgcaTTTTTTTTAAAGTCCTTTTAATTTCTTATCCTTAGTAGAAGAGGGATTTTATAACATTTTTCATACTTCACATTTTTCATACTTCCACACTCTCCTTAAAGTGCAATTGGGTTCAAACTTACAAACATCTAACCCttaattttttaactttctaCTAAATGCATCCTAATAATCATGTCATGTTATAGGTTAACCCGCTAACTCAATTTAATACATTTATGaaaaactttattatttttttcacaaGTCAACTTGTGAACCACTAACCCATAAATAGGCATTACCAGAAAatcataaattaatatataagcttaactatttat
It encodes:
- the LOC131178294 gene encoding probably inactive leucine-rich repeat receptor-like protein kinase At5g06940, whose amino-acid sequence is MACALISIAVGIGILLVAAEFIVFHRSSKWKSQMGGWSSVFFYHLRITEHDLVMAMDEKSAVGSGGAFGRVYTISLPSGELVAVKKVVNIGSQTWKALKAEVRTLAKIRHKSRIKVLGFCHSDESVFLIYEYLQKGSLGDIIGGTDWQLQWSVRLRIAIGVAQGLAYLHKDYVPHLLHRNVKSKNILLDTDFEPKLTDFALDRLVGEAAFRSTIASESADSCYSAPELGYSKKATEQMDVYSFGVVLLELITGRQAEQAEPVDSLDIVKWVRRKINITNGAIQVLDSKISNPYPQEMLGALDIAIRCTSVIPEKRPSMVEVVRGVLSLSPKTQLPGSDFSMQEENSVPV